A single region of the Hippopotamus amphibius kiboko isolate mHipAmp2 chromosome 6, mHipAmp2.hap2, whole genome shotgun sequence genome encodes:
- the GPR6 gene encoding G-protein coupled receptor 6: MNASASSLNDSQVVAVAAEGAVAAATAAGARDTSDWGPPAAAATLGGGGAANASLELSSQLSAGPPGLLLSAVNPWDVLLCVSGTVIAGENALVVALIASTPALRTPMFVLVGSLATADLLAGCGLILHFVFQYVVPSETVSLLTVGFLVASFAASVSSLLAITVDRYLSLYHALTYYSRRTLLGVHLLLAATWTVSLGLGLLPVLGWNCLAERAACSVVRPLTRSHVALLSATFFAVFGIMLHLYVRICQVVWRHAHQIALQQHCLAPPHLAATRKGVGTLAVVLGTFGASWLPFAIYCIVGSHEDPAVYTYATLLPATYNSMINPIIYAFRNQEIQRALWLLFCGCFQSKVPFRSRSPSEV, translated from the coding sequence ATGAACGCGAGCGCATCTTCGCTCAACGACTCCCAGGTGGTGGCAGTGGCGGCCGAGGGTGCGGTGGCAGCGGCCACCGCAGCAGGAGCGCGGGACACCAGTGACTGGGGGCCCCCGGCAGCCGCAGCGACGCTGGGGGGCGGCGGCGCAGCTAATGCGTCGCTGGAGTTGTCTTCGCAGCTGTCAGCGGGGCCGCCGGGGCTGCTGCTATCGGCAGTGAATCCATGGGACGTACTGCTCTGCGTGTCTGGGACGGTGATCGCAGGCGAAAACGCTCTGGTCGTGGCTCTCATCGCGTCCACACCTGCGCTGCGCACGCCCATGTTCGTGCTGGTGGGCAGCCTGGCCACCGCCGACCTGCTGGCGGGCTGCGGTCTCATCCTGCACTTCGTGTTCCAGTACGTGGTGCCCTCGGAGACTGTGAGCCTGCTTACTGTGGGCTTCCTCGTGGCTTCCTTCGCTGCCTCAGTCAGCAGCCTGCTGGCCATCACGGTGGACCGCTACCTGTCCCTCTACCACGCGCTCACCTATTACTCGCGACGGACCCTGTTAGGCGTGCACCTCCTTCTGGCTGCTACCTGGACGGTGTCCTTAGGCCTCGGGCTGCTGCCGGTGCTTGGCTGGAACTGCCTGGCAGAGCGCGCCGCTTGCAGTGTGGTGCGTCCGCTGACGCGCAGCCACGTGGCGCTGCTCTCCGCCACATTCTTTGCGGTCTTTGGCATCATGCTGCACCTGTATGTGCGCATCTGCCAGGTGGTCTGGCGTCACGCCCATCAGATAGCGCTGCAGCAGCACTGCCTGGCGCCGCCCCACCTTGCCGCCACCAGAAAGGGTGTGGGTACGCTGGCCGTGGTGCTGGGCACTTTCGGCGCCAGCTGGCTGCCCTTTGCCATCTACTGCATAGTAGGCAGCCATGAGGACCCAGCTGTCTACACCTACGCCACCCTGCTGCCCGCCACCTACAACTCTATGATCAATCCTATCATCTATGCTTTCCGCAACCAGGAGATCCAGCGCGCCCTGTGGCTCCTGTTTTGTGGCTGTTTCCAGTCCAAAGTGCCCTTCCGCTCCAGGTCCCCCAGCGAAGTCTGA